Part of the Quercus robur chromosome 5, dhQueRobu3.1, whole genome shotgun sequence genome, CCACCTGCTTACCATCAGACAAGGAGAGAAGGAACCACTGAGGTCTTACGTGACACGTTTCACCCGAGGAATGCTGGAAATAGACGAGGCAGATGACAAGGTACATCTCACAACCTTCAAAGCGGGATTGAAGTCCAGGGATTTTGTGGCATCCTTGGCAAAGAACCCCCCTAAGACAATGGCCGAGGCATTATTAAAAGTtcagaagtacatgaacgcgGAAGAAGCCCTGGCAGCTATTAACGGGGCAGATAAGAGcagggaaaagaagaaggaaaaggaggacGATCGAAGAGGGCTAAAAAGAGATCGGGCTGACAGACGAAATGACGATGGAAATAGGAGGAGGGAGGACAAGAACCCTCGTCCATCAAAATTTACTCCGCTGGTGATGCCAGTTGATCAGATTCTAATAGAAATAAGGGACGAACCATCCCTAAAGTGGCCAAAACCACTCCATTCAGCGCCTGAATTGCGCGATAAAAGGAAATACTGCCGTTTCCACAAAGATCACGGGCATTACACGAAGGATTGCAGGGTCCTCAAAGAACAGATTGAGGAACTCATCCGTAATGGGAAGCTACAACAGTATATAAAAAGAGGAGATTCTGGCAGGTACGGACAGAAAAGCCGGCAAGTTAATGCATGAAGAGACGAAGACCGCCCCCAACCTCGTCCACAGAGCGCGCTAGGGGAAATAAAGACCATCGCCGGGGGTCCGACCACCGGGGATCATTCAAATCTCTCAGGAAATCATACCAAAGACAGGTAAACAGCGTCCACAGTATACCTCCATCAAAGCAAAGACGCACCAGTGGAGACCTGTATTTCTCTGAGGAGGATGCCAGAAGTGTGAAGCAACCCCATGATGACCCACTCGTCATTATGATCATGATCGAGGGGTTCAACACGCGAAGAGTCCTGGTCGACAGCGGAAGTTCAGCAGACATAATCTATCTTCCTGCCTTCCAACAGCTAAAGCTGGACCCGAAAAGGCTCCGTCCTTTTGAGTCTCCCCTCGTCAGTTTCAGCGGAGACAAAGTATATCCCAGAGGAATCGTGGCGTTGACAGTAACGGCTGGGTCATACCCCCTTCAGGTAACCGACCAGCACTATTTCCTGATAGTAGACTCACCCTCGTCCTACAATGTGATCATAGGGAGACCAATGCTTAATCGCTAGAAGGCTGCTATCTCCACCTACTGCTTAAAGGTGAAGTTCCCAACAGAACACGGCGTCGGGGAGATTAAAGGAGATCAAGTACTGGCAAGAGAATGCTACCATGCCGTCCTGGC contains:
- the LOC126728596 gene encoding uncharacterized protein LOC126728596 translates to MDELRNAIKGKTNQSLERIVRKTDSPFTIAVQECPVPSKFRLPQLEPFDGLKDPLDHLNTFRTTLGLQQPPDEILCRSFPTTLKGAAREWFNKLPTSSIDNFEQLSSSFVRHFVGGQRPKRTADHLLTIRQGEKEPLRSYVTRFTRGMLEIDEADDKVHLTTFKAGLKSRDFVASLAKNPPKTMAEALLKVQKYMNAEEALAAINGADKSREKKKEKEDDRRGLKRDRADRRNDDGNRRREDKNPRPSKFTPLVMPVDQILIEIRDEPSLKWPKPLHSAPELRDKRKYCRFHKDHGHYTKDCRVLKEQIEELIRNGKLQQYIKRGDSGSIPPSKQRRTSGDLYFSEEDARSVKQPHDDPLVIMIMIEGFNTRRVLVDSGSSADIIYLPAFQQLKLDPKRLRPFESPLVSFSGDKVYPRGIVALTVTAGSYPLQKAAISTYCLKVKFPTEHGVGEIKGDQVLARECYHAVLASKENHTWTIEEKTPEIMEKLETVKLAGGNPPKTTQIKTSMSQRTKGEIVSFLKSNLDIFA